A DNA window from Vicinamibacterales bacterium contains the following coding sequences:
- a CDS encoding SpoIIE family protein phosphatase, with translation MARRPTPRPAAAPQSTPRELLFQSWPGRLFLIAAALKLVFAVWRLSGDLPEAARVVSSAATIALAVAVVVFGWRLFVQVKRRLLWRVRRKLILSYIFIGVIPALLILVFFLFAGSLVFMNVSAYLFRDAYDKVMEDARISAQAAATEIARLPDSADETVQRVHRIRASTYPAMSIAYLAPDGRSSSAGGWAALAMPSAVPPWLAAREVFQGSIALPIKATPGEEELVVRTLVKVGTGGVAGAVIVDIPLDDQVQHQLYATTGVRLENVFDARSDLNQSTARSTSKQGSRSVLFEKSLSQIDVIDWATGDTHRDTLALAYRLRELYNHLASAQSMQFGEMRMRLSDALLIFLIVIGVLFLIIEAAALTMGLALARSITSSVHELFMGTERVRHGDFTHRINIESKDQLGELAESFNQMTGSIENLMQTAAEKKRLEEELRIARQIQMSLLPRGPLDFAGLGITALCVPAREVGGDYYDFFPLGPRRLGVLIADVSGKGTSAALYMAELKGVVLSLSQIYQSPRQLLIEVNRIISDNLDTRSFITMTYAVIDLDAGAMTFARAGHTPLLLLQASAQGGTQSLVPSGLVVGLRIAGAQEKFVELLEECRVELRRGDVIALYTDGISEAMNAGSDLFGDVRLSRLIDEHRHLDTADLRERILREVEAFVGDADQHDDMTMILIKVEQAAAVPARVAV, from the coding sequence ATGGCGCGACGCCCCACGCCACGGCCCGCCGCCGCGCCGCAGTCGACGCCGCGCGAGCTGTTGTTCCAGAGCTGGCCAGGTCGTCTCTTCCTGATTGCGGCAGCGCTGAAGCTGGTGTTCGCGGTGTGGCGCCTCTCCGGCGATCTGCCGGAGGCCGCGCGCGTCGTCTCTTCCGCGGCGACGATCGCGCTGGCGGTCGCGGTCGTCGTGTTCGGCTGGCGCCTGTTCGTCCAGGTGAAGCGGCGCCTGCTCTGGCGCGTCCGCCGCAAGCTGATCCTGTCGTACATCTTCATCGGAGTCATTCCGGCGCTCCTCATCCTCGTCTTCTTCCTGTTCGCGGGCAGTCTGGTGTTCATGAACGTCAGCGCCTATCTCTTCCGCGACGCCTACGACAAGGTGATGGAAGACGCGCGCATCAGCGCGCAGGCGGCGGCGACGGAGATCGCCCGCCTCCCCGACAGCGCCGACGAAACCGTTCAGCGCGTGCACCGCATCCGCGCCTCGACGTATCCGGCGATGTCGATCGCCTATCTCGCGCCCGACGGGCGCTCGTCGTCGGCCGGCGGCTGGGCCGCGCTGGCGATGCCTTCCGCCGTTCCGCCCTGGCTCGCCGCACGCGAAGTGTTCCAGGGTTCGATCGCCCTGCCGATCAAAGCGACGCCCGGCGAAGAGGAGCTGGTCGTCCGCACGCTCGTCAAGGTCGGTACCGGCGGCGTCGCCGGCGCCGTGATCGTCGACATCCCGCTCGACGACCAGGTGCAGCACCAGCTCTATGCCACGACCGGCGTCCGCCTCGAGAACGTATTCGACGCGCGCAGCGACCTGAACCAGTCGACCGCGCGGTCGACCTCGAAGCAGGGCAGCCGCTCGGTTCTCTTCGAGAAGAGTCTTTCGCAGATCGACGTGATCGACTGGGCGACCGGCGACACCCACCGCGACACACTGGCGCTCGCCTACCGGCTGCGCGAGCTCTACAACCATCTGGCCAGCGCGCAGTCGATGCAGTTCGGCGAGATGCGCATGCGTCTCTCCGACGCGCTGCTCATCTTCCTGATCGTGATCGGCGTGCTGTTCCTGATCATCGAGGCGGCCGCGCTCACCATGGGGCTGGCGCTGGCGCGCTCGATCACCAGCTCGGTTCACGAGCTGTTCATGGGGACCGAGCGCGTACGGCACGGGGACTTCACCCACCGCATCAACATCGAGTCGAAGGACCAGCTCGGGGAGCTGGCCGAGTCCTTCAATCAGATGACCGGCAGCATCGAGAACCTGATGCAGACCGCCGCCGAGAAGAAGCGGCTCGAGGAAGAGCTGCGCATCGCGCGCCAGATCCAGATGTCGCTGCTGCCGCGCGGGCCGCTCGACTTCGCCGGCCTCGGCATCACCGCCCTCTGCGTCCCGGCGCGCGAGGTGGGCGGCGACTACTACGACTTCTTTCCGTTGGGGCCGCGGCGGCTCGGCGTCCTGATCGCGGACGTCTCCGGCAAGGGGACCTCAGCGGCGCTGTACATGGCCGAGCTGAAAGGGGTGGTGCTGTCGCTCAGTCAGATCTACCAGTCGCCGCGGCAGCTCCTCATCGAGGTCAACCGCATCATCTCCGACAACCTCGATACCCGCAGCTTCATCACCATGACCTACGCCGTGATCGATCTCGACGCGGGTGCGATGACCTTCGCGCGGGCCGGACACACGCCGCTGCTGCTCCTGCAGGCCAGCGCCCAGGGGGGCACGCAGAGCCTGGTGCCGAGCGGCCTGGTGGTCGGGCTGCGCATCGCCGGCGCGCAGGAGAAGTTCGTCGAGCTGCTCGAAGAGTGCCGCGTCGAGCTGCGCCGCGGCGACGTCATCGCGCTCTACACAGACGGCATCAGCGAAGCGATGAACGCCGGCAGCGACCTGTTCGGCGACGTCCGCCTGAGCCGCCTGATCGACGAGCACCGGCACCTCGACACGGCGGACCTGCGCGAACGCATCCTGCGCGAGGTCGAAGCCTTCGTCGGCGATGCCGACCAGCACGACGACATGACGATGATCCTGATCAAGGTCGAGCAGGCTGCCGCGGTGCCGGCGCGCGTCGCCGTATGA
- the rnc gene encoding ribonuclease III codes for MNDLVVIFHTPSEIEASVIRGLLETHDIPSVLLSNNSRTVFPLALNDQSWERRIAVAPEHAAAATRIIDSHRDEVQGGRVVPFGTELEPLERRIAYRFKDRGLLEHALTHRSRVHEDASGGVFDNESMEFLGDSVLGFVIADMLFREFPQHNEGQKSKLKASLVSSAALAKLGAALDLGQFLILGRGEEKTGGRGKHAIIADCYEALIAAVYLDGGVEPARAFIEQEFQDLIAEARRTGAAASFTDDWKSALQEWLQSKGRGLPVYRLAAEVGPDHRKSFVVEVVVGGEGLARAEGRSKKEAAQAAAKAALEKLSD; via the coding sequence ATGAACGATCTGGTCGTCATCTTCCACACGCCGTCCGAGATCGAGGCGAGCGTCATTCGCGGGCTGCTCGAGACCCACGACATCCCGTCGGTGCTGCTCAGCAACAACTCACGCACCGTGTTTCCGCTGGCGCTCAACGACCAGTCGTGGGAGCGGCGGATCGCGGTCGCCCCCGAGCACGCCGCCGCCGCGACCCGCATCATCGACAGCCACCGCGACGAAGTCCAGGGCGGCCGGGTCGTCCCGTTCGGCACGGAGCTGGAGCCGCTCGAGCGCCGCATTGCCTACCGCTTCAAGGACCGCGGTCTGCTCGAGCACGCGCTGACGCACCGCTCACGCGTGCACGAGGACGCCAGCGGCGGCGTCTTCGACAACGAGTCGATGGAGTTTCTCGGCGACTCGGTGCTCGGCTTCGTCATCGCCGACATGCTGTTCCGCGAGTTCCCGCAGCACAACGAAGGGCAGAAGTCGAAGCTGAAGGCGTCGCTGGTGTCGTCGGCGGCGCTGGCGAAGCTTGGCGCGGCGCTCGACCTCGGGCAGTTCCTGATCCTCGGGCGCGGCGAGGAGAAGACCGGCGGCCGCGGCAAGCACGCGATCATCGCCGATTGTTACGAGGCGCTGATCGCCGCGGTCTATCTCGACGGCGGCGTCGAGCCGGCGCGGGCCTTCATCGAACAGGAGTTCCAGGACCTCATCGCCGAGGCGCGGCGCACCGGCGCCGCGGCGTCATTCACCGACGACTGGAAGTCGGCGCTGCAGGAATGGCTGCAGTCGAAGGGCCGGGGACTGCCGGTCTACCGGCTCGCGGCCGAAGTGGGACCCGATCACCGCAAATCGTTCGTCGTGGAGGTGGTGGTCGGCGGCGAAGGGTTGGCGCGCGCCGAAGGGCGCAGCAAGAAGGAAGCGGCACAGGCCGCAGCCAAGGCCGCGCTGGAAAAGCTCAGCGACTGA